From the Acetobacter aceti genome, one window contains:
- a CDS encoding type VI secretion system accessory protein TagJ, with protein sequence MTADSAAAVSEAFRKGEPERAAELAAAAVRAAPTDSRVRFTFFEMLLFSAQLERADRVLDTLQAMDTQAAVYVAECRQLLRAEIIRQQYWSSCREPEFVGEASKSQLLCLRAHAELRSGDETLAAKTAGEAEGFRDTVSGKAGAEVFADFRDADDLCDGSLEILTTTGRYFQIPFSRIERAEFHEAKCYRDLYWRRCELSVQGGPDGVVYVPVLYGCTAELTVDSPERGKLLTGQLTEWTEGPLVRGIGQKLFLAGEEGLPVLDVGTLMFGA encoded by the coding sequence ATGACAGCTGATTCTGCCGCCGCTGTTTCTGAAGCCTTCCGCAAGGGCGAACCGGAACGGGCTGCCGAGCTCGCGGCAGCAGCCGTGCGCGCCGCGCCGACAGACAGCCGCGTGAGGTTCACGTTTTTTGAAATGTTGCTGTTCAGCGCCCAGCTGGAACGGGCCGACAGGGTGCTCGATACGTTGCAGGCGATGGATACGCAGGCGGCTGTCTATGTTGCCGAGTGTCGTCAGTTGCTGCGTGCGGAAATCATCCGGCAGCAATACTGGTCATCCTGCCGCGAACCTGAATTTGTCGGAGAAGCAAGCAAATCCCAGTTGCTCTGCCTCCGTGCACACGCAGAACTGAGAAGCGGCGATGAAACTCTGGCAGCGAAAACAGCTGGTGAGGCCGAGGGGTTCCGGGATACGGTCTCCGGTAAGGCCGGAGCCGAGGTGTTTGCGGATTTCCGGGATGCGGATGATCTCTGCGATGGCTCTCTGGAGATTCTGACGACAACCGGACGCTATTTTCAGATTCCGTTCTCCAGAATTGAGCGCGCCGAGTTTCACGAGGCCAAATGCTATCGGGATCTATACTGGCGACGCTGTGAGCTCAGCGTGCAGGGTGGACCGGACGGCGTGGTCTATGTACCGGTGCTCTATGGTTGCACCGCTGAACTGACTGTGGATTCACCGGAGCGTGGCAAGCTGCTGACAGGGCAGTTGACGGAGTGGACAGAGGGTCCGCTTGTACGCGGAATCGGCCAGAAACTGTTTCTTGCGGGCGAGGAAGGGTTGCCGGTTCTTGATGTCGGGACGCTGATGTTTGGCGCATGA
- the tssE gene encoding type VI secretion system baseplate subunit TssE, with protein sequence MNRRLQQRQGSVTERVTGGSQPLRFSVFDRLLAVEADRTGTQDARAGIRLMQNAVLRDLTRLLNSRRPWHEPAPEQKDLRRSPVTYGIPDFTSGELSEKQNREYLRSAIEESIARFETRLKNVSVELLEDRDSQHGVLKLRIDAVLHVEPLRTAVRFDTVINLASSHADVLLNETR encoded by the coding sequence ATGAACAGACGTCTGCAACAACGGCAGGGGAGTGTAACGGAACGCGTCACGGGCGGCTCGCAGCCTCTCAGGTTTTCGGTGTTTGATCGTCTGCTGGCTGTGGAAGCAGACAGAACCGGCACGCAGGATGCGCGCGCCGGAATCAGACTGATGCAGAATGCAGTGCTGCGTGATCTCACACGTCTGCTCAATTCCCGCCGTCCGTGGCATGAGCCCGCTCCGGAACAGAAGGATCTCCGCCGTTCGCCTGTGACGTATGGTATTCCGGATTTCACCTCTGGTGAGCTGAGTGAGAAGCAGAATCGGGAATATCTGCGTTCAGCGATTGAGGAAAGTATCGCCCGCTTTGAAACCCGGCTGAAGAATGTCAGTGTGGAGTTGCTGGAGGACAGGGACAGCCAGCACGGCGTCCTGAAACTTCGCATTGACGCCGTGCTGCATGTGGAACCTCTGCGCACGGCGGTCAGATTTGATACAGTCATCAATCTGGCATCTTCCCATGCCGATGTGTTGCTGAACGAGACGCGCTGA
- the tssF gene encoding type VI secretion system baseplate subunit TssF yields MENLLFRYYNRELTALRKLAGEFAEANPKAAAHLRISADTVDDPHVARLLEGVAFLSGRVHQRLDEEFPELTDGLLGILYPHYNAPVPAASVIEMVCRPDRDAIGLTVPRATVVETDPIGGKPCHFMTTAETRLWPVRIARLTLSGLPLAAPSSPLARGARSVLRIVLESTNPEISFAEMGLEKLRFFLKGSSGQGFRLLELLGRHTLGVACASSPNDPAPTILPKEVVLPCGFESDEALLPWMARSFSGFRLLTEYFAFPEKFLFVELDGLDARTLVHDERKMEIFVYFDTSFPELERTISADALVLGCVPVVNLFPQRCEPVTLSHEITEYHVAASFRDPNHYEVWSVERVREMEGAGAARTWTPLYHRAPQELRNDGREHPTSYTLSRRPASVEQGGTEVYLAPVQPDLDPEGPTDHILLIDALCTNRNLPERLPFGGGEPVLHVPAMADRLESVACMMPFASTVRPSLAGERAWRLIAHLALGHISLTEPGAGPRIIQDLLTLYDCRNTPETQKAIDSLVDVVAQPGHARLPGVRPGGFIRGTEITLVFASDGWETGGLYLLASILERFMALHVSVNSFVRVSVSLQGKPGFILRFPRRCGTRTLL; encoded by the coding sequence ATGGAAAACCTTCTTTTCCGCTATTATAATCGCGAACTGACAGCCCTGCGGAAGCTGGCGGGCGAATTCGCGGAGGCCAACCCGAAGGCCGCCGCGCATCTGCGGATCAGTGCGGATACGGTCGATGATCCACATGTGGCGCGGTTGCTGGAAGGCGTGGCGTTTCTGTCCGGGCGCGTGCATCAGCGGCTTGATGAGGAATTTCCCGAACTCACTGACGGGCTGCTGGGAATTCTCTACCCGCACTATAATGCGCCGGTTCCGGCAGCGTCCGTCATTGAAATGGTCTGTCGTCCGGACCGGGACGCCATCGGACTGACCGTGCCCCGTGCGACGGTTGTTGAAACTGATCCCATCGGCGGTAAGCCCTGTCACTTCATGACAACGGCGGAAACCCGTTTGTGGCCTGTACGGATTGCCAGACTGACGCTGTCCGGTCTGCCTCTGGCGGCCCCGTCCAGTCCGCTGGCGCGTGGGGCGCGCTCCGTGCTGCGCATTGTGCTGGAATCCACGAACCCGGAAATCAGCTTTGCGGAAATGGGATTGGAAAAGCTGCGTTTTTTCCTGAAAGGATCTTCAGGGCAGGGTTTCCGGCTTCTGGAACTTCTGGGCCGTCATACACTCGGCGTGGCCTGCGCATCGTCCCCGAATGATCCGGCTCCGACCATTCTGCCGAAAGAGGTTGTTCTTCCCTGCGGGTTTGAGTCTGATGAAGCGTTGCTCCCCTGGATGGCTCGCTCCTTCTCCGGCTTCCGGCTTCTGACGGAATATTTTGCATTTCCTGAGAAGTTTCTGTTTGTGGAACTGGATGGTCTGGATGCCCGGACGCTGGTGCATGATGAACGGAAAATGGAGATTTTCGTTTATTTTGACACGTCTTTTCCGGAGCTGGAGCGCACGATCAGTGCGGATGCTCTTGTGCTGGGCTGTGTGCCGGTGGTCAATCTGTTTCCCCAGCGCTGCGAGCCGGTGACGCTGAGCCACGAAATCACGGAATATCATGTTGCGGCAAGCTTCCGCGATCCGAACCACTATGAGGTCTGGTCTGTGGAGCGTGTGCGCGAAATGGAAGGCGCAGGGGCCGCCCGTACGTGGACGCCACTCTATCATCGCGCACCGCAGGAACTGAGGAATGACGGACGGGAGCACCCCACGTCCTACACTCTGAGCCGCCGTCCGGCCTCTGTGGAACAGGGCGGGACCGAGGTTTATCTCGCGCCGGTTCAGCCAGACCTCGATCCGGAAGGGCCAACCGATCATATCCTGCTGATTGATGCGCTATGCACCAACCGCAATCTTCCCGAACGTTTGCCGTTCGGTGGAGGGGAGCCGGTGCTGCACGTTCCTGCAATGGCTGACCGGCTGGAAAGCGTGGCCTGTATGATGCCATTTGCTTCCACGGTTCGGCCGTCGCTTGCGGGAGAAAGAGCATGGCGACTGATTGCGCATCTGGCGCTGGGCCATATCTCCCTGACCGAGCCTGGTGCCGGTCCACGGATCATTCAGGATCTGCTCACTCTCTATGACTGCCGGAATACGCCGGAGACACAGAAAGCCATCGACAGTCTGGTTGATGTTGTCGCGCAGCCGGGGCATGCGCGCCTGCCGGGGGTGAGGCCGGGCGGGTTTATCCGCGGCACGGAAATCACGCTGGTGTTTGCGTCGGATGGATGGGAGACAGGCGGTCTCTATCTGCTGGCCAGCATTCTTGAGCGGTTCATGGCCCTGCATGTGAGCGTCAATTCCTTTGTCCGTGTCAGCGTGTCTCTTCAGGGCAAACCGGGCTTTATCCTGCGCTTTCCGCGACGCTGCGGAACACGGACGCTCCTGTGA